One genomic window of Streptomyces sp. NBC_01276 includes the following:
- a CDS encoding DUF6479 family protein yields the protein MTPIETLAAEGQPSLFLMFAGVVLVVLLVGAFWYGSKRRRREAPPAAQNPVAQRRQDSWQTPDGHARDEQDQE from the coding sequence ATGACTCCTATCGAAACACTCGCCGCCGAGGGCCAGCCGTCGCTCTTCCTCATGTTCGCCGGAGTGGTCCTTGTCGTCCTCCTGGTCGGTGCATTCTGGTACGGGAGCAAGCGCAGGCGCCGGGAGGCACCGCCGGCCGCGCAGAACCCTGTCGCACAGCGCCGCCAGGACTCCTGGCAGACCCCGGACGGGCATGCGCGTGACGAGCAGGACCAGGAGTAG
- a CDS encoding hemerythrin domain-containing protein, protein MDGIVLLKEDHKTVEKLFKQFEKAGEDAHAEKRRIADKVIDELTTHTWIEEKIFYPAVREAAPDTKDHVLESIEEHHVVLWMLSELKDLDPADERFDAKMSVLMENVRHHVEEEEKEWFPDVRKAMGRNRLTELGERMETAKKKAPGEPLAVPSAKH, encoded by the coding sequence GTGGACGGGATCGTGCTGCTCAAGGAAGACCACAAGACGGTCGAGAAGCTTTTCAAGCAGTTCGAGAAGGCCGGTGAAGATGCTCACGCGGAGAAGCGGAGGATTGCCGACAAGGTGATCGACGAGCTGACCACGCACACCTGGATCGAGGAGAAGATCTTTTACCCGGCCGTGCGGGAGGCGGCCCCCGACACCAAGGACCATGTCCTGGAGAGCATCGAGGAGCACCACGTCGTGCTGTGGATGCTTTCCGAGCTGAAGGACCTGGACCCCGCCGACGAGCGGTTCGACGCCAAGATGAGCGTGCTGATGGAGAACGTCCGCCACCACGTCGAGGAAGAGGAGAAGGAATGGTTCCCCGACGTCCGCAAGGCCATGGGCCGTAACCGCCTCACCGAACTCGGCGAGCGGATGGAGACGGCGAAGAAGAAGGCTCCGGGCGAGCCCCTCGCCGTCCCGAGCGCCAAGCACTGA
- a CDS encoding glutamate--cysteine ligase, with protein MRSVGVEEELLLVDADSGAPLAVSGAVLAAAERSAWQRPGRDGRRDHEFEKELQKEQLEFATKPVTEMGELQEEIVRIRREAARHAASAGAVVAAVATSPLPVKPSLNVGRRYRWLGEQFALTAQEQLTCGCHVHVSVASDEEGVAVLDRIRPWLAVLTAMSANSPFWQGEDSGYGSYRSRVWNRWPSAGPVDIFGSADRYHEQVRTMIETGVLRDEGMIYFDARLSATYPTVEVRVADVCLDASTPVLLAALIRGLVETAARAWQEGRPPARIGTGLLRLASWRAGRSGLDGPLLHPESMRETSAEDAVDALYQHVREALKDHGDDERVREGIAHLHERGNGARAQRRLHADGQGLASVITRCAEMTIEA; from the coding sequence ATGCGAAGCGTAGGCGTGGAAGAAGAGCTGCTGCTCGTGGACGCGGACAGTGGTGCCCCGCTCGCCGTGTCGGGGGCGGTGCTGGCGGCCGCGGAGCGCTCGGCGTGGCAGCGCCCCGGCCGGGACGGTCGACGGGACCACGAGTTCGAGAAGGAGCTGCAGAAGGAGCAGCTGGAGTTCGCCACGAAACCGGTCACCGAAATGGGCGAGCTCCAGGAGGAGATCGTCCGCATCCGCCGGGAGGCGGCCCGGCACGCGGCGAGTGCCGGCGCGGTGGTGGCGGCGGTCGCGACATCCCCGCTGCCCGTCAAGCCGTCGTTGAATGTCGGGCGGCGCTACCGGTGGCTGGGCGAGCAGTTCGCACTGACGGCGCAGGAGCAGCTGACCTGCGGGTGCCACGTCCACGTGTCGGTCGCGTCGGACGAGGAGGGCGTCGCGGTCCTTGACCGCATCAGGCCCTGGCTGGCCGTCCTGACGGCGATGAGCGCGAATTCGCCCTTCTGGCAGGGTGAGGACAGCGGATACGGAAGCTACCGCAGCAGAGTGTGGAACCGGTGGCCGTCCGCCGGCCCGGTGGACATCTTCGGCTCCGCCGACCGCTACCACGAGCAGGTCCGCACGATGATCGAAACCGGAGTCCTGCGCGACGAGGGCATGATCTACTTCGATGCCCGCCTGTCGGCGACCTACCCCACCGTGGAGGTGCGGGTCGCCGACGTCTGCCTGGACGCCTCCACGCCGGTCCTGCTCGCCGCCCTCATCCGCGGCCTGGTCGAGACGGCGGCCCGCGCCTGGCAGGAGGGGCGGCCTCCGGCCAGGATCGGTACGGGCCTGCTGCGCCTGGCCTCCTGGCGGGCCGGCCGGTCAGGTCTGGACGGGCCCCTGCTCCATCCCGAGAGCATGCGGGAGACGTCTGCCGAGGACGCGGTCGATGCCCTCTACCAGCACGTGCGCGAAGCGTTGAAGGACCACGGCGATGACGAGCGGGTCCGGGAAGGCATTGCCCACCTGCACGAACGGGGGAACGGCGCCCGCGCGCAGCGTCGGCTGCACGCCGACGGGCAGGGGCTCGCTTCCGTCATCACCCGGTGTGCGGAGATGACGATCGAGGCGTGA
- a CDS encoding plasmid stabilization protein, whose translation MPRGSSPKRERQYEHIKESGEKRGMSEERAKEMASRTVNKERARSGESKTASRSSTQGKSASQRGGEKSRGGGGSSERTKDDLYQEAKKRGVEGRSTMTKQQLKNALGH comes from the coding sequence ATGCCCCGAGGTTCCAGTCCCAAGCGCGAGCGTCAGTACGAGCACATCAAGGAGTCAGGCGAGAAGCGCGGCATGTCGGAGGAGCGTGCGAAGGAAATGGCCTCCCGCACCGTGAACAAGGAACGCGCCCGTTCCGGGGAGAGCAAGACGGCGAGCCGCAGCTCCACCCAGGGCAAGTCCGCCTCGCAACGCGGCGGCGAGAAGTCCCGTGGCGGCGGCGGTTCATCCGAACGCACCAAGGACGACCTCTACCAGGAGGCGAAGAAGCGCGGCGTCGAGGGTCGCTCCACGATGACCAAGCAGCAGCTCAAGAACGCCCTCGGCCACTGA
- a CDS encoding GlsB/YeaQ/YmgE family stress response membrane protein, producing the protein MGIIAWILIGLFAGLIAKAIMPGKDPGGIIITILIGIAGGLLGGWLGKVIFGVDSIDGFFDLSTWIAAIIGSVILLALYRLTIGSRHSHRHA; encoded by the coding sequence GTGGGCATCATCGCGTGGATTCTCATCGGTCTGTTTGCCGGCCTCATCGCCAAGGCGATCATGCCGGGCAAGGACCCCGGCGGCATCATCATCACCATACTCATCGGCATCGCGGGAGGCCTGCTCGGCGGCTGGCTCGGCAAGGTCATCTTCGGTGTCGACTCCATCGACGGCTTCTTCGACCTCTCGACCTGGATCGCCGCGATCATCGGCTCCGTCATCCTCCTGGCCCTCTACCGCCTGACGATCGGGAGCCGGCACTCTCACCGGCATGCCTGA
- a CDS encoding cysteine hydrolase family protein, translated as MPRTALIVIDMLNTYAHEDADALVPSVREALHGVTALLKHARTSDSPVIYVNDNFGEWRSRHGEILRAALDGHHSDLVEPVAPDENSLFVVKARHSIFYETPLAHLLGQLATERLVLCGQVTEQCVMYSALDAHIRHFDVVVAADAVAHIDADLAAAALRMMRRNMSADICAVDDVTFDARRAE; from the coding sequence ATGCCTCGTACAGCGCTCATCGTGATCGACATGCTCAACACCTACGCACACGAGGACGCCGACGCCCTGGTGCCGTCCGTTCGTGAGGCGCTGCACGGGGTCACGGCCCTGTTGAAGCACGCCCGGACCAGCGACTCGCCCGTCATCTACGTGAACGACAATTTCGGGGAGTGGCGTTCACGCCACGGGGAGATCCTGCGGGCTGCCCTCGACGGCCACCACAGCGATCTGGTGGAGCCGGTCGCGCCCGACGAGAACTCGCTCTTCGTCGTCAAGGCGAGGCACTCGATCTTCTACGAAACCCCACTGGCCCACCTGTTGGGCCAACTGGCGACCGAGCGCCTGGTCCTGTGCGGGCAGGTGACCGAACAGTGCGTGATGTACTCGGCTCTGGATGCCCACATCCGGCACTTCGATGTCGTCGTAGCGGCCGACGCGGTCGCCCACATCGACGCCGACCTGGCCGCGGCGGCCCTGCGCATGATGCGTCGCAACATGTCCGCGGACATCTGCGCGGTGGACGACGTCACCTTCGATGCCCGGCGTGCGGAGTGA
- a CDS encoding PP2C family protein-serine/threonine phosphatase, whose protein sequence is MLGSLLLASHLMPLELLPAKAAEYAAGAGFTQVLIYVVDLRGDVLRLLTGVGPDAGLGAVGEETELKIEGTVAGRAFQYGQLVAGGEASGAGSHWWVPLLDGTERLGVLRITTANADPRALEDMELLSALLALLIDSKRRSSDSYARLTRVKPLHVAAEMQWHLMPPPTYADGRVMISAAMEPAYTISGDAYDYAIAGHVVHLSLFDAMGHDTAAGLTANLAMGACRNARRQGAGLVETSDRIEEVLIEQYGQSRYVTGILADLDTRTGVLTWVNRGHHPPVIIRGGRWSTLLDCPPAHPMGTALGLPAILCRDQLEPGDRLVLYTDGITEARRAGNEEFGLARFTDFLIRHHAAGLPVPETLRRLIHAVLEHHDGRLQDDATVLFCEWLGAVPRPTRRAAALAGLPPADIGADGATA, encoded by the coding sequence ATGCTGGGGAGCCTGCTGCTGGCGAGCCACCTGATGCCGCTGGAGCTCCTGCCGGCGAAGGCGGCCGAGTATGCGGCCGGTGCCGGCTTCACCCAGGTACTGATCTACGTGGTCGATCTGCGGGGTGACGTGCTGCGTCTGCTCACCGGCGTGGGGCCGGACGCCGGACTGGGGGCGGTGGGGGAGGAGACCGAGCTGAAGATCGAGGGCACGGTGGCCGGGCGTGCCTTCCAGTACGGTCAGCTCGTGGCCGGTGGCGAGGCGAGCGGGGCGGGGAGTCACTGGTGGGTGCCGCTGCTGGACGGTACCGAACGCCTGGGCGTCCTGCGGATCACCACCGCCAACGCCGACCCGCGGGCTCTGGAGGACATGGAACTGCTGTCCGCCCTGCTTGCTCTGCTCATCGACAGCAAGCGGCGCAGCAGCGACTCGTACGCCCGCCTGACGCGTGTCAAGCCGCTCCACGTCGCGGCGGAGATGCAGTGGCACCTGATGCCGCCGCCCACGTACGCGGACGGCCGCGTGATGATTTCAGCGGCCATGGAGCCCGCCTACACGATCAGCGGGGACGCGTACGACTACGCGATCGCCGGGCACGTGGTGCACCTGTCGCTGTTCGACGCCATGGGGCACGATACGGCCGCCGGGCTGACCGCCAACCTGGCGATGGGTGCCTGCCGCAATGCGCGCCGCCAAGGCGCCGGGTTGGTGGAGACGAGCGACAGGATCGAGGAGGTTCTGATCGAACAGTACGGTCAGTCCCGCTACGTCACTGGCATCCTTGCCGACCTCGATACCCGGACCGGGGTCCTGACCTGGGTCAATCGTGGCCATCACCCACCGGTGATCATCCGCGGTGGCCGCTGGAGCACCCTGCTGGACTGCCCGCCCGCCCACCCCATGGGCACCGCTCTCGGCCTTCCCGCCATTCTGTGCCGGGACCAGTTGGAGCCCGGTGACCGGTTGGTGCTCTACACCGACGGCATCACCGAAGCCCGCCGGGCCGGCAACGAGGAATTCGGCCTGGCCCGCTTCACCGACTTCCTCATCCGTCACCACGCCGCCGGCCTGCCGGTCCCCGAAACCCTGCGCCGCCTCATCCACGCCGTTCTCGAACACCACGACGGCCGCCTTCAGGACGACGCCACCGTGCTGTTCTGCGAATGGCTCGGTGCCGTCCCGCGGCCGACCCGGCGGGCCGCAGCCCTGGCCGGACTCCCGCCGGCCGATATTGGCGCGGACGGAGCGACAGCGTAA
- a CDS encoding DUF5133 domain-containing protein yields MMTHPTLLARLVEEYETESQLRAAGPHGPVRQQMEDVVYTLCVSTGTRDIEAALAAARERLRTAWPGEPGDAATARDGRTLNGAAG; encoded by the coding sequence ATGATGACTCACCCCACGTTGCTGGCACGTCTGGTGGAGGAGTACGAGACGGAGTCGCAGCTCCGGGCCGCAGGCCCCCACGGGCCGGTGCGGCAGCAGATGGAGGATGTGGTCTACACGCTGTGCGTGTCGACCGGGACGCGTGATATCGAAGCCGCGCTGGCCGCGGCGCGGGAGCGGCTGCGTACCGCATGGCCCGGTGAACCGGGTGACGCGGCGACGGCACGGGACGGCCGGACCTTGAATGGCGCGGCGGGATAG
- a CDS encoding isoamylase early set domain-containing protein, whose amino-acid sequence MLERKQLKGRTQVTFILPEDAPGGPVSVVGDFNQWDPAAHPLAPRGDGTRAATVVLPAKSAHSFRYLAVGDYWFDDEQADSHDGVNSRLHT is encoded by the coding sequence GTGCTCGAACGCAAGCAGCTCAAGGGCCGTACCCAGGTCACTTTCATCCTTCCCGAGGACGCTCCGGGCGGACCCGTCAGCGTCGTCGGAGACTTCAACCAATGGGACCCCGCCGCCCACCCCTTGGCACCCCGCGGGGACGGAACCCGCGCCGCAACCGTCGTCCTCCCGGCGAAGAGCGCTCATTCCTTCCGCTACCTCGCGGTCGGCGACTACTGGTTCGACGACGAACAGGCCGACAGCCACGACGGCGTCAACAGCCGCCTGCACACCTGA
- a CDS encoding PRC-barrel domain-containing protein: MSADMWSYNPGSNYTPGTRLIGFKVESSDGHIGKVDEHTEDVDASYIVVDTGPWIFGKHVLIPAGTVVRVDRDDEKIHINLTKDQIKDSPEYDREKHRGDAAYRGRLGQYYGQDHS; encoded by the coding sequence GTGAGCGCAGACATGTGGAGCTACAACCCCGGGTCGAACTACACGCCGGGCACCCGCCTGATCGGCTTCAAGGTCGAATCCAGTGACGGCCACATCGGCAAGGTCGACGAGCACACCGAGGACGTCGACGCCTCGTACATCGTCGTGGACACCGGACCGTGGATCTTCGGTAAACACGTCCTGATCCCTGCCGGCACGGTCGTCCGCGTCGACAGGGACGACGAGAAGATCCACATCAACCTCACCAAGGACCAGATCAAGGACTCCCCCGAATACGACAGGGAGAAGCACCGCGGCGACGCCGCCTACCGCGGTCGGCTCGGCCAGTACTACGGCCAAGACCACAGCTGA
- a CDS encoding protealysin inhibitor emfourin, giving the protein MVVLLRLCCVPTAFCWWCTPAWAGRRRPWAGWPGRQGPPGRRPFSAVLSLAAHRRQARAFRGKARGVDLLDAPPSPPVREGRTSPGGPTMLIVITRTGGFAGRERTGSADTHCRPDGAELESLAERALSAEAPSAGRPVADGFVYSIHIDGKVIELRDPDLTDEQRRLIEAVLGEGA; this is encoded by the coding sequence ATGGTCGTGCTCCTTCGGCTCTGCTGCGTCCCAACGGCGTTCTGCTGGTGGTGCACTCCGGCATGGGCGGGGCGGAGGCGACCGTGGGCCGGCTGGCCGGGGCGGCAAGGCCCGCCCGGCCGCCGGCCGTTTTCGGCCGTCTTGAGCCTCGCCGCCCACAGGAGGCAAGCCCGCGCGTTTCGGGGGAAGGCGAGAGGCGTCGATCTACTCGATGCGCCGCCTTCCCCACCCGTACGGGAGGGGCGCACTTCACCAGGAGGTCCCACCATGCTGATCGTCATCACCCGGACCGGCGGGTTCGCCGGCAGGGAGCGCACAGGGTCCGCCGACACGCACTGCCGACCCGACGGAGCCGAGCTGGAGAGCCTGGCCGAACGCGCGCTGAGCGCCGAAGCGCCGTCGGCGGGGCGCCCCGTGGCCGACGGCTTCGTCTACTCCATCCACATCGACGGCAAGGTGATCGAGTTACGCGATCCCGACCTGACCGATGAACAGCGCCGGCTGATCGAGGCGGTGCTCGGCGAAGGGGCCTGA